Proteins encoded within one genomic window of Oncorhynchus masou masou isolate Uvic2021 chromosome 1, UVic_Omas_1.1, whole genome shotgun sequence:
- the LOC135543601 gene encoding rho GTPase-activating protein 25-like — protein sequence MSLKLPRNWDFSTLKAETSRIARSRSVMPGEGSPGLGSPGSTRRSMERPLKAGWLKKQRSIVKNWQLRYFVLRGSTLTYHKDEKEGTVQGVIQLRFSKVNELPQNQDDPGKFLFEIIPRSSGDRERHPYVLMANSHSEMEEWVRTLRRVVGSPSSGAIFGKGLGDTVTYEQRFGPHMVPILVQKCAEFIREHGLSEEGIFRLPGQDNTVKQFRGAFNAGERPSFPTDTDVHTVASLLKLYLRELPEPVVPWTQYQDFLDCSPMLDPNSAAGRERLEKQISLLPRANYNLLSYICRFLFEVQQNSKVNKMSVENLATVIGINLLKPQIEDPITMMKGTPQIQKLMTVMIKQHEALFPPSKDVAPSPPIEKSDKKKNSAPRSFVGWESAECEGSLSESPEEEEDTDTLEPDPVTISIPQAGPQQPHAPSSSSALDPWSGSPRKRTQTLPTLNCPVPGMAGKLEAIKCWSHINECSEEKGEKGEKTLSEDIFKILDLQRTSLFGEVQKKDGEDRGTARRGSDITVTYDDITVPYSKPSRDPQRKSQPATPEKKTEARRAEVSSSAQQPDSKVEQQEDSREDTEHLVISLQQRNRELSATVAELQSALDTEKRCVSALEIRLRNAERSRDEAQRRNQELDQEIQQFLSREPGRPT from the exons ATGTCTCTCAAGCTACCTCGGAACTGGGACTTCAGTACCCTCAAAGCTGAAACATCTAGAATAG CACGGTCTAGGAGTGTGATGCCTGGAGAGGGCAGCCCAGGGTTAGGCTCGCCCGGCTCCACCAGGAGGTCCATGGAGAGGCCTCTGAAGGCTGGCTGGCTGAAGAAGCAGAGGTCCATCGTAAAGAACTGGCAGCTGCGCTACTTTGTGCTGAGAGGAAGCACACTGACCTACCATAAAGACGAAAAGGAGGGGACTGTCCAG ggTGTAATCCAGCTGAGGTTCAGTAAAGTCAACGAACTCCCACAGAATCAAGATGATCCAGGGAAATTCCTCTTTGAGATTATACCAC GCAGCAGTGGTGATCGGGAGCGGCACCCGTACGTCCTCATGGCCAACTCCCACAGTGAGATGGAGGAGTGGGTCCGCACGCTGCGCAGGGTGGTTGGATCACCCTCTAGTGGAG cAATATTTGGCAAGGGCCTGGGTGATACGGTAACCTACGAGCAGCGATTCGGCCCCCACATGGTGCCCATCCTGGTGCAAAAGTGTGCagagttcatcagagaacacggACTAAGCGAGGAAGGCATCTTCAGACTGCCGGGACAAGACAACACAGTCAAACAGTTTAGGGGCGCGTTCAACGCCGGAGAGAGACCTTCCTTCCCAAC TGACACAGATGTCCACACGGTGGCGTCGCTGCTCAAGCTGTACCTGCGGGAGCTGCCTGAGCCAGTGGTGCCTTGGACACAGTACCAAGACTTCCTGGACTGCAGCCCCATGCTGGACCCCAACAGTGCTGCA GGTCGTGAGAGACTGGAGAAGCAGATCAGCCTCCTTCCTAGAGCCAACTACAACCTCCTCAGCTACATATGCAG GTTCTTATTTGAAGTGCAGCAGAACTCCAAGGTGAACAAGATGAGTGTTGAAAACCTGGCCACGGTCATTGGGATCAACCTGCTCAAGCCCCAGATTGAGGACCCCATCACCATGATGAAGG GTACTCCTCAGATCCAGAAGCTGATGACAGTGATGATCAAGCAGCACGAGGCTCTGTTCCCTCCGTCTAAAGACGTGGCTCCTTCACCCCCCATCGAGAAGAGTGACAAGAAGAAGAACAGCGCTCCACGCAGCTTTGTGGGCTGGGAGTCTGCTGAG TGTGAGGGGTCTCTGTCCGAGTCtccagaggaggaagaggacacagacacactggagCCAGATCCAGTGACCATCTCCATCCCCCAGGCAGGGCCCCAGCAGCCCCACGCCCCCTCTTCATCCTCAGCCTTGGACCCCTGGTCCGGGAGCCCCCGCAAACGCACCCAGACCCTGCCAACCCTGAACTGCCCAGTCCCCGGGATGGCTGGCAAGCTGGAGGCCATAAAGTGCTGGAGCCACATCAATGAGTGCAgcgaggagaaaggggagaagggggagaagactCTCTCAGAGGACATCTTTAAGATCCTGGACCTACAGAGGACCTCTCTGTTCGGAGAGGTCCAGAAGAAGGACGGGGAAGACAGAGGGACGGCCAGGAGAGGAAGTGACATCACAGTCACCTATGATGACATCACAGTCCCCTATTCCAAACCCAGCAGGGACCCCCAGCGGAAGTCTCAGCCAGCGACCcctgagaagaagacagaggCCAGAAGAGCTGAGGTTTCATCTTCAGCCCAGCAACCAGACAGTAAGGTTGAACAGCAGGAGGACAGTCGGGAAGACACAGAGCACCTTGTTATCAG CCTGCAGCAGAGGAACAGAGAGCTGAGTGCCACAGTAGCGGAGCTGCAGTCAGCCCTGGATACAGAGAAGCGCTGTGTGTCCGCTCTGGAGATCCGGCTGAGGAACGCAGAACGCAGCCGAGACGAGGCCCAGAGACGCAACCAGGAGCTGGACCAGGAGATACAGCAGTTCCTCTCCAGAGAACCAGGAAGACCAACTTAG
- the bmp10 gene encoding bone morphogenetic protein 10 — MADNGLSRLEATSITRTPFPLLPLLLLMWPLSGQGSPISLAPERHRPAPGLGDGHGGVIDPSLLEQDRDVDMQSLLESLRTFNLSGLGPPAQAPGSVRVEPPEYMMELYNRFANDHTAMPTANIIRSFKNEDSSPCSLGSRGVRQHPLLFNVSIPHNERITAAELRLYTLVQTDRNLYAGVDRKVTIYELEQQDETGEDNRTAKDNERGGAGGKGGGREELVELASRQVYGTDNGWEAFDLTAAVQHWRKSEYSTTHRLEVHIASLTSEGERGPTLADGEGEGEGRRIFRGDMEIDTSPDDKHKPLMIIFSDDQSGDHRDDKRELNEMIGHETSEAVLQGDLELNRLWGELGRAGGEEEEEEEQDEEALLQMRSNLIYDTASRIRRNAKVNQCKKQSLYVEFKDIGWDSWILAPAGYEAFECSGICTYPLTKHVTPTKHAIVQTLVSMKSPQKVTRACCVPTKLDPISLLYMDDTGVVTYKYKFEGMVVAECGCR, encoded by the exons ATGGCGGACAATGGGCTCTCCAGGTTAGAGGCTACCTCTATCACCAGGACCCCCTTCCCCCTGCTCCCCTTGCTGCTCCTGATGTGGCCCCTGTCTGGGCAGGGCAGCCCCATCTCCCTGGCCCCAGAAAGACATCGCCCTGCTCCAGGTCTGGGAGACGGCCACGGGGGCGTCATAGACCCATCTCTGTTGGAGCAGGACAGGGACGTGGACATGCAGAGCCTGCTGGAGAGCCTCCGGACCTTCAATTTGTCTGGCCTGGGCCCTCCTGCCCAGGCACCTGGCAGTGTCCGTGTGGAGCCGCCCGAGTACATGATGGAGCTGTACAACCGCTTCGCCAACGACCACACCGCCATGCCCACCGCCAACATCATCCGCAGCTTCAAGAACGAAG ACTCGTCTCCCTGCAGTTTGGGTAGTAGAGGGGTGAGACAACACCCTCTGCTCTTCAACGTATCCATACCCCACAATGAGCGTATCACCGCCGCAGAGCTGCGTCTCTATACTTTGGTCCAGACCGATCGCAACCTCTACGCTGGGGTCGACCGCAAGGTGACCATCTACGAGCTGGAGCAGCAGGACGAAACTGGAGAGGACAACAGAACAGCTAAGGACaacgagagaggaggagcaggaggaaaaGGTGGAGGACGGGAGGAGTTAGTAGAGCTGGCATCACGACAGGTCTATGGTACTGATAACGGCTGGGAGGCCTTTGACCTAACTGCTGCCGTCCAACACTGGCGCAAGTCAGAGTACAGCACCACCCACAGGCTGGAGGTCCACATAGCAAGCCTGACTTCCGAGGGGGAAAGAGGGCCGACACTAGCAGAcggtgagggagaaggagaggggaggaggatatTCAGGGGAGACATGGAGATAGACACCAGCCCAGATGACAAACACAAACCTCTGATGATTATCTTCTCCGACGACCAGAGCGGTGATCACCGCGATGACAAGCGGGAGCTGAACGAGATGATTGGACACGAGACCTCGGAAGCGGTGCTTCAGGGTGACCTGGAGCTGAATAGGCTGTGGGGGGAGCTGGGCCGGGCGGGGggcgaggaagaggaggaagaggagcaggacGAAGAGGCCCTGCTCCAGATGCGCTCCAATCTGATCTATGACACGGCCTCCAGAATCCGCCGCAACGCCAAGGTCAACCAGTGTAAGAAGCAGTCGCTGTACGTGGAGTTTAAAGACATCGGCTGGGACAGCTGGATCCTAGCGCCTGCCGGGTACGAGGCCTTTGAGTGCAGTGGCATCTGCACATACCCGCTGACCAAACACGTGACGCCCACCAAGCACGCCATCGTCCAGACACTGGTGAGCATGAAGAGCCCACAGAAGGTGACGCGGGCCTGCTGCGTGCCCACCAAGCTGGATCCCATCTCCCTGCTTTACATGGATGACACCGGAGTAGTCACGTACAAGTATAAGTTTGagggcatggtggtggcagagtgTGGCTGCAGATAG